From the Wolbachia endosymbiont (group B) of Protocalliphora azurea genome, one window contains:
- a CDS encoding cytochrome c1 — protein sequence MLLVKVAVFCVLFFANSLSAEEFKPLPNKKIDWSFNGITGSFDRESIQRGYKVYKEVCAACHSMNRIAFRNLQDVGFSEEDVKQIAASYQVKDGPNDLGEMFDRPGVSSDYFIAPFDTKEAAAASNNGAIPPDLSLIVKARHDGANYVYSLLIGYQNGEQDENGLYFNPYFSTGRLAMAPPLSEGMVEYDGTRQATVENMAYDVVNFLQWAAEPELERRHKLGLKIVTYFIILTVFFVLTNNRIWSRLYKKKK from the coding sequence ATGCTATTGGTTAAAGTTGCTGTGTTTTGTGTATTATTTTTCGCTAATTCTCTATCTGCAGAGGAGTTTAAACCTTTACCAAATAAGAAAATTGACTGGAGTTTTAATGGAATTACCGGATCTTTCGATAGAGAGTCAATTCAGCGTGGCTATAAAGTATACAAGGAAGTCTGTGCTGCTTGCCATTCAATGAATAGAATAGCGTTTCGTAATTTGCAAGATGTTGGTTTTTCTGAAGAGGACGTAAAACAAATTGCAGCCTCTTATCAAGTGAAAGATGGTCCAAATGATTTGGGTGAAATGTTTGATAGGCCGGGAGTGTCTTCGGATTATTTTATTGCACCTTTTGATACAAAAGAAGCAGCTGCAGCAAGTAATAATGGTGCAATTCCACCAGACTTATCACTCATTGTCAAAGCAAGGCACGATGGTGCAAACTACGTCTATTCACTTTTGATAGGCTATCAAAACGGCGAGCAGGATGAGAATGGTTTATATTTTAATCCATATTTTTCAACAGGTAGGTTAGCTATGGCCCCACCTCTTTCTGAAGGAATGGTAGAATATGATGGTACAAGGCAAGCCACAGTTGAAAATATGGCATATGATGTGGTAAATTTCTTACAATGGGCAGCAGAGCCAGAACTGGAGCGCCGACATAAACTTGGGCTAAAAATAGTGACATATTTTATAATTTTGACGGTGTTTTTTGTATTAACCAACAACAGGATTTGGAGCAGGCTCTATAAAAAGAAAAAATAG
- the leuS gene encoding leucine--tRNA ligase, producing MKYDFKNVEKFYQNKWDFSVSKDSKKKKCYVLEMFPYPSGKIHMGHLRNYAIGDVIARYKRARGFEVLHPIGWDAFGLPAENAARDNNINPAAWTQDNIDNMRTQLKSIGLSYNWDRELSTCEPDYYKHEQKFFLDFLKHGLAYRKESWVNWDPVDQTVLANEQVVDGKGWRSGAVVEKRKLFQWFLKITDFAEDLLHCLQSLKNWPEKVKTMQERWIGKSEGATIDFEIFGLNKKLKIFTTSPHTLFGASFLAVGAEHPIVQDLKDKEIRDFIGNMKAKGENDEKIGIYTGLNVKHPFLDKELPLYIANFVLMEYGEGAIFGCPAHDQRDFEFAQKYGLPIIPVVCEESTEILKEPYFGDGVMFNSEFLNGLMINEAKKVIIKKLEEKGIGKKTINYRLHDWGISRQRYWGCPIPIIHCKDCGIVPVPEKDLPVVLPTDVEFTSGGNPLDKHPTWKFVDCPKCGKQAERETDTFDTFFESSWYFAAFCSENKSINKDTCNRFMPVDYYIGGIEHAILHLLYSRFFCRALTKCGYFDVKEPFSTLITQGMVCHITYKDENGKWLFPEEAKELIAKGAKIQVGKVEKMSKSKKNTVDPNFIIEKYGADTARLFVLSDTPPEKDMEWSDDGVEGCFRYINKLWRMVVQLRTVNIHYDNENIVGKLLEYRKKIHKLLHGLTDDLENCRLNCVVAKFREMTNLIAEIDVKTGKSLIDEGICILIRVIEPFMPHLAENLWQEIGGEGMLYLKPWPQADESLLIDNMVTVAVQINGKLRATIEVATDLPQEKLKKIATDSVSNKIDQSKIRTIYAVPNKIVNIVI from the coding sequence ATGAAATATGATTTTAAAAACGTTGAAAAATTCTACCAAAATAAGTGGGATTTTTCTGTAAGCAAAGATAGTAAAAAGAAGAAATGTTACGTGTTGGAAATGTTTCCATATCCATCTGGTAAGATTCATATGGGGCACCTGCGTAACTATGCAATAGGAGATGTTATAGCACGTTACAAGAGAGCTCGTGGATTTGAGGTTTTGCACCCAATTGGCTGGGATGCGTTTGGATTACCAGCTGAAAATGCAGCAAGGGACAATAACATTAACCCTGCAGCATGGACACAAGATAATATAGATAATATGCGCACGCAGCTAAAATCTATAGGTCTTTCATACAATTGGGATCGTGAGCTCTCCACATGTGAGCCTGATTATTACAAACACGAACAGAAATTTTTTCTGGATTTTTTAAAGCATGGTCTTGCCTATCGAAAAGAGTCGTGGGTTAATTGGGATCCAGTGGACCAAACAGTGCTTGCAAATGAGCAAGTGGTTGATGGAAAAGGATGGCGATCAGGTGCAGTTGTTGAAAAACGTAAGTTATTCCAATGGTTTTTAAAGATTACTGATTTTGCTGAAGATTTGCTTCATTGTTTGCAAAGTTTAAAAAATTGGCCAGAAAAAGTCAAAACTATGCAAGAGCGCTGGATAGGAAAATCTGAAGGGGCAACTATAGATTTTGAAATATTTGGCTTGAATAAGAAGTTAAAGATTTTTACAACTTCTCCTCATACTTTATTTGGAGCTTCTTTTCTTGCAGTAGGAGCAGAGCACCCTATTGTACAAGACCTTAAGGACAAAGAAATAAGAGACTTTATTGGTAATATGAAGGCAAAGGGGGAGAATGATGAAAAAATAGGAATTTACACTGGATTAAACGTAAAACACCCATTTCTTGATAAAGAATTACCACTTTATATAGCGAATTTTGTGTTGATGGAGTATGGAGAAGGTGCGATTTTTGGTTGCCCTGCACATGATCAGCGTGATTTTGAATTTGCACAGAAGTATGGTTTACCGATTATTCCTGTAGTTTGTGAAGAGAGCACAGAGATCTTAAAAGAACCGTACTTCGGTGATGGAGTGATGTTCAATTCTGAATTCTTAAACGGACTAATGATTAATGAGGCAAAAAAAGTAATCATAAAAAAACTTGAAGAAAAAGGAATAGGTAAGAAAACAATAAACTATCGTCTACACGATTGGGGAATTTCAAGGCAACGTTATTGGGGATGTCCTATACCTATTATACATTGTAAAGATTGTGGAATTGTTCCAGTTCCAGAAAAAGACCTCCCTGTTGTTCTACCAACGGATGTAGAATTTACAAGTGGTGGTAATCCCCTGGATAAGCACCCAACCTGGAAATTTGTTGATTGTCCAAAGTGCGGAAAGCAAGCAGAACGTGAAACTGATACATTTGACACTTTTTTTGAATCTTCTTGGTATTTTGCTGCATTTTGCAGTGAAAATAAATCGATTAATAAAGATACTTGTAATCGTTTTATGCCTGTTGATTATTACATAGGTGGAATAGAACATGCAATTCTACATTTGCTTTACTCAAGGTTTTTCTGCCGTGCTTTAACTAAATGTGGCTATTTTGACGTTAAAGAGCCTTTCTCTACTTTAATCACTCAAGGAATGGTCTGCCATATAACTTATAAAGATGAGAATGGCAAATGGCTCTTTCCCGAAGAAGCAAAAGAGTTGATTGCGAAGGGTGCTAAGATCCAAGTTGGAAAAGTCGAAAAGATGAGTAAGTCAAAGAAGAATACAGTTGACCCAAACTTTATCATAGAAAAATACGGTGCTGATACTGCTCGTTTGTTTGTATTATCTGACACTCCTCCGGAAAAAGATATGGAATGGTCTGATGATGGAGTGGAAGGTTGTTTTCGCTACATAAATAAATTGTGGCGTATGGTAGTGCAACTTAGGACCGTAAACATACACTATGATAATGAAAACATTGTAGGTAAACTCCTAGAGTACAGAAAAAAAATCCACAAACTCTTACACGGACTTACAGATGACTTGGAAAACTGCAGATTAAACTGTGTGGTAGCAAAGTTTCGTGAAATGACAAATTTAATAGCTGAAATAGACGTAAAAACTGGAAAATCTCTTATTGATGAAGGTATATGCATACTAATCAGAGTAATTGAGCCATTCATGCCACACCTGGCTGAAAATTTATGGCAAGAAATAGGAGGTGAAGGCATGCTATATCTAAAGCCTTGGCCACAAGCTGATGAATCACTACTAATTGATAATATGGTGACTGTAGCAGTGCAGATCAATGGAAAGTTACGTGCGACCATTGAAGTGGCAACTGATTTACCTCAAGAAAAATTGAAGAAAATAGCAACAGATTCTGTATCTAACAAAATCGATCAAAGCAAAATTCGCACTATATATGCTGTACCAAATAAGATAGTAAACATAGTTATATAA
- a CDS encoding IS630 family transposase (programmed frameshift): MALRSKLLDEKVVNLAKEMLKKVRNNAYVSKKLQAVIAGKESSISAVARICKISRTALTEWIKHLKFGRVERLFAPSQRRRKSKLKKNQREQIEIWVERNPNITIKEVQIKISEEFGLNISKSTVHREIQRMKFSYITPRPMHHKQDKNKQEEFKKYFNKIVNSHPEKEVFFDESRFGTHSKIGHGWFKKGVRTQVKMKIGRQNFYIYSAVNPRSGKKISLLAPYVNTDCMNIFLEQMSKDLGTKKAFLVMDCASWHRSKSLKFQENITIIYLPPYSPELNPVERLWQYIKYNTLRNRVYDTIGLLADVLCNFIVSISSTTIKRVCNVSYLFD; encoded by the exons ATGGCATTAAGGTCAAAACTATTAGACGAAAAAGTTGTAAATTTGGCGAAAGAAATGTTAAAAAAGGTCAGAAATAACGCATATGTTTCAAAAAAGTTACAAGCGGTGATAGCAGGAAAAGAAAGTAGTATAAGCGCTGTGGCAAGAATATGTAAAATTTCAAGGACTGCTTTGACTGAATGGATAAAGCATCTAAAATTTGGTAGAGTAGAAAGATTATTTGCCCCGTCTCAGCGGCGAAGAAAAAGCAAATTAAAGAAAAATCAACGTGAGCAAATTGAAATATGGGTAGAAAGAAATCCAAATATTACTATTAAGGAAGTGCAGATAAAAATCTCAGAGGAATTTGGCCTAAACATTAGCAAATCAACAGTGCACCGTGAGATACAAAGGATGAAATTTTCTTATATAACACCGAGGCCAATGCACCATAAACAAGATAAAAACAAGCAAGAAGAGTTTAAAAAATACTTCAATAAAATAGTCAATTCCCACCCTGAAAAAGAGGTG TTTTTTGATGAATCACGATTTGGAACTCATTCAAAAATCGGACACGGATGGTTTAAAAAAGGGGTCAGAACGCAGGTTAAAATGAAAATTGGTAGACAAAATTTCTATATCTACAGTGCGGTAAATCCAAGAAGTGGTAAGAAAATCAGCCTACTTGCTCCATATGTAAACACTGATTGTATGAATATATTTCTGGAGCAGATGTCGAAAGATTTAGGCACGAAAAAAGCCTTTCTTGTAATGGATTGTGCAAGTTGGCATAGATCAAAAAGTTTGAAATTTCAGGAAAACATTACCATTATATACTTGCCTCCTTATTCACCGGAACTGAATCCTGTTGAGAGGTTGTGGCAATATATCAAATACAATACTTTACGTAACAGAGTCTACGATACCATAGGCTTACTTGCAGATGTTCTGTGTAATTTTATTGTCAGTATTTCCAGCACTACTATTAAACGAGTTTGTAATGTTTCTTATTTGTTCGATTAG
- a CDS encoding MFS transporter has product MESRAWFIWLISNLIVIFSNMQIIYTFISVNLEKELGLTIAQVALANSAYTWTFAISQFFSGAMFNVFSSKKIYFFSLSIMLFGFFVLIKSDNFAHLILSQFLIAIGASFGFVGAAHVSSTYFPLTQFGLMFSLVQTISSLSALMIQMCFSSLLAEGADWKNLIVCVILFGVSIFVLMFFYPKGLSKKNLGEYTIKSSIKTVICSVLTVLKLRDIWITSIVGAITFGTFLALNMLWAPRLLSNLELNTMELGVATAILWLGLAVGAPIADLISNLFKNRRHVISAFATLQSISAIILLCGNLTVHIIYFCMLMFGFFAGGHMLNFTVGSEIVEQKYISTSSSIINGFMFVMSGILVSILALFSDHQMALFTIFAMLTFASIFNYATKETYYKNKVAES; this is encoded by the coding sequence ATGGAAAGTAGAGCTTGGTTCATTTGGCTGATCAGCAACTTAATTGTTATATTCAGCAATATGCAGATAATCTACACCTTTATAAGTGTGAATCTTGAAAAAGAACTTGGGCTCACGATTGCGCAAGTTGCACTAGCTAATTCAGCATATACTTGGACTTTTGCTATCTCACAATTTTTTAGTGGGGCAATGTTTAATGTTTTTTCCAGCAAAAAAATTTATTTTTTCTCGTTGTCAATCATGCTCTTTGGTTTTTTTGTCCTTATCAAGAGTGACAATTTTGCCCATTTAATTTTATCTCAATTTTTGATCGCAATTGGAGCATCGTTTGGTTTTGTTGGCGCTGCTCATGTAAGTAGCACATATTTTCCCCTTACTCAATTTGGACTGATGTTCTCACTAGTGCAGACAATTTCAAGTCTTTCTGCTTTGATGATTCAAATGTGCTTCTCTAGCTTGCTTGCCGAAGGTGCAGATTGGAAAAATCTTATTGTATGCGTAATATTATTTGGCGTATCAATATTCGTACTTATGTTTTTTTATCCGAAAGGACTTTCAAAAAAAAATTTGGGGGAATACACAATAAAGAGCTCTATAAAAACAGTAATATGTTCTGTACTAACAGTGCTAAAATTAAGAGATATCTGGATAACCTCAATAGTGGGTGCTATTACTTTTGGAACATTTTTAGCGCTTAATATGCTGTGGGCACCAAGGTTACTAAGCAACTTAGAACTCAATACAATGGAGTTAGGTGTGGCAACTGCAATATTGTGGCTTGGTCTTGCAGTTGGTGCTCCAATTGCAGATCTAATCTCAAATCTATTTAAAAATAGAAGGCACGTAATCTCTGCTTTTGCCACATTGCAAAGTATTTCAGCTATTATTTTACTATGCGGTAATTTAACAGTTCATATTATATACTTTTGTATGTTAATGTTTGGTTTTTTTGCAGGAGGACATATGCTTAATTTTACTGTTGGTAGTGAGATTGTTGAGCAGAAGTATATTAGCACATCATCATCCATTATCAATGGATTTATGTTTGTTATGAGTGGAATTTTAGTGTCAATTTTAGCACTTTTTTCAGATCATCAAATGGCGCTTTTCACAATATTTGCAATGTTAACATTTGCTAGTATTTTTAATTATGCTACAAAAGAAACATACTATAAAAATAAAGTAGCTGAATCTTGA
- a CDS encoding integration host factor subunit alpha — protein sequence MTTKDTTVTKATIAECINQEIGLSKEDSIAIIDDILDEIKTSLAKDGIVKISSFGTFLVKNKKERPGNIPKTSERVVIKARKSISFRPSKMMKKLINNR from the coding sequence ATGACAACAAAAGACACAACAGTAACTAAGGCAACAATAGCTGAATGTATAAACCAGGAAATTGGATTATCGAAAGAAGACTCTATTGCAATAATAGATGACATATTGGATGAGATAAAAACGAGCTTAGCAAAGGATGGAATAGTAAAAATATCTTCATTTGGAACATTTTTGGTTAAAAACAAGAAAGAAAGACCAGGAAATATACCAAAGACATCGGAAAGGGTAGTAATTAAAGCGAGAAAATCAATTTCTTTTAGACCTTCAAAAATGATGAAGAAATTAATAAACAACCGATGA
- the uvrB gene encoding excinuclease ABC subunit UvrB, with protein MEFQIVTHFQPAGDQPQAIDNLVAGLNSNKRDQVLLGVTGSGKTFTMANVIARTNRPALIMAHNKTLAAQLYEEMRGFFPHNAVGYFISYYDYYQPEAYSPQTDTYIEKDSLINERIDMLRYSAICSLLERRDTIVVASVSCIYGLGSPESYLSMTLTLSAGDKIHVNDFLNNLVNLQYKRSDVRFERGYFRVRGDIIDIFPAYYENKAWRLSLFGDEIEEISEIDAMNGNIIRCIDTVTIFPNSYYTTSRETLLQAVQLIKKELHERLDYYYSQNKIVEAKRLEQRTNFDIEMMMATGVCKGIENYSRYLYGMKAGDPPPTLFEYLPKDVILFVDESHVTVPQIGAMYSGNEARKKKLIDYGFRLPSAFDNRPLKLEEWEAIRPQTIYVSATPGKYELEKTNHAFIEQVIRPTGLTDPICTIKPTESQVDDVIHEAQVTIKKGFCILITTLTKKMAEKLAEHMSELSMKVTYLHSDIGALERIEIICKLRSKEIDVLVGVNLLREGLDIPECGLVAILDADKEGFLRSETSLIQTIGRAARNVEGRVILYADKITNSMDRALKETERRRKKQTEHNTLHNIVPKTIIKPISNTLQEKVVVENFSKDDLNSLKKQMLKHAENLEFEEAAKIKGIIEKFNNRPVT; from the coding sequence ATGGAATTTCAAATAGTTACACATTTTCAGCCAGCTGGAGATCAACCACAGGCAATAGACAACTTAGTTGCAGGGTTAAATAGTAATAAAAGAGATCAGGTTTTACTTGGAGTAACTGGCTCTGGAAAAACTTTTACTATGGCAAATGTTATTGCAAGAACAAACAGGCCTGCGTTAATTATGGCACATAATAAAACTTTAGCGGCGCAGCTTTACGAGGAGATGAGAGGATTTTTTCCTCACAATGCTGTTGGATACTTCATTTCTTATTATGATTATTATCAGCCTGAGGCTTATTCACCACAAACAGACACTTATATTGAAAAAGACTCTTTAATAAATGAAAGAATTGATATGCTACGCTATTCTGCTATATGCTCTCTTTTGGAGCGTAGGGACACGATTGTAGTTGCGAGTGTTTCTTGTATATATGGTCTTGGTTCGCCTGAGAGCTATCTCAGCATGACCTTGACTTTAAGTGCTGGAGATAAGATTCATGTTAATGACTTTCTGAATAATTTAGTTAATCTCCAATATAAACGTTCTGATGTCAGATTTGAGCGAGGATATTTCAGAGTGCGCGGCGATATTATTGATATATTTCCTGCCTATTATGAAAATAAAGCTTGGCGTTTATCATTGTTTGGTGATGAAATAGAGGAAATTTCTGAGATTGATGCCATGAACGGCAATATTATCAGATGCATAGATACAGTCACCATTTTTCCAAATAGCTATTACACTACATCACGTGAGACTCTTTTGCAAGCAGTTCAATTGATTAAAAAAGAACTACATGAACGCCTGGATTATTACTATTCACAGAACAAAATTGTTGAAGCAAAACGCCTTGAGCAGCGTACTAATTTTGATATTGAAATGATGATGGCAACGGGAGTGTGTAAAGGTATTGAAAATTATTCGCGTTATCTTTACGGAATGAAAGCCGGAGATCCACCGCCTACATTGTTTGAGTATTTACCTAAAGATGTAATTTTATTTGTTGATGAAAGCCATGTAACCGTTCCCCAGATAGGTGCAATGTATAGCGGTAATGAAGCACGTAAAAAGAAATTGATAGATTATGGTTTTAGGCTACCTTCTGCTTTTGATAACCGTCCATTAAAATTGGAAGAGTGGGAGGCAATACGGCCACAGACTATTTACGTTTCGGCTACTCCAGGAAAATATGAATTAGAAAAGACTAATCACGCATTTATAGAGCAAGTTATCCGCCCAACAGGACTGACAGATCCCATCTGCACCATAAAACCAACAGAGAGTCAGGTTGATGATGTGATTCACGAGGCGCAAGTAACAATAAAAAAAGGATTTTGTATTCTAATTACCACATTGACAAAAAAAATGGCTGAAAAGCTAGCTGAGCATATGAGTGAGCTCAGTATGAAAGTAACTTACCTACATTCAGATATTGGTGCACTGGAAAGAATTGAAATTATATGCAAATTAAGATCTAAAGAAATAGATGTTCTTGTTGGCGTTAACTTGTTGCGGGAAGGTCTTGATATTCCCGAGTGTGGATTGGTTGCAATTTTAGATGCTGACAAAGAAGGGTTTTTACGATCAGAGACTTCGCTCATTCAAACGATAGGTCGTGCTGCACGAAATGTTGAAGGCAGAGTAATTTTATATGCAGACAAAATTACTAATTCTATGGATCGTGCACTGAAAGAAACTGAAAGGAGAAGAAAGAAACAGACAGAGCATAATACACTGCATAATATTGTACCAAAAACTATAATAAAGCCTATATCAAATACTTTACAGGAAAAAGTGGTAGTTGAGAATTTTAGCAAGGATGATCTAAATAGTTTGAAAAAGCAAATGTTGAAGCATGCTGAAAATTTAGAGTTTGAAGAGGCGGCGAAAATAAAAGGTATTATTGAAAAATTTAATAACAGACCCGTTACATAA
- a CDS encoding murein hydrolase activator EnvC family protein, producing the protein MCRIALFFILSAILISCGLQKPAPVLLKGEEFYGKRDLEYTREYHLIKENVDSSLRKESRKAFVDKVYNNNAQSMCKFVIPVKGAVTSSDKICQDGIKITAQSGTKVIASAPGKVIYVGKGLRWYGNLIIVEHKDNYMTMYSYLKNIQVEIGDKVKQGQVIGSAGKSSTQDKDPQMCFTIRHNGQAVDPLVHINCD; encoded by the coding sequence ATGTGTCGTATAGCCTTGTTCTTTATATTATCAGCAATACTGATAAGCTGTGGCCTGCAAAAACCTGCACCTGTACTACTTAAAGGCGAAGAATTTTATGGGAAAAGAGACCTAGAGTACACAAGGGAGTATCATTTGATTAAAGAAAATGTTGATTCTTCGCTGCGAAAAGAAAGTAGAAAAGCCTTTGTAGATAAGGTATATAACAATAATGCACAAAGCATGTGTAAATTTGTAATACCGGTTAAAGGTGCAGTTACCTCTTCTGATAAAATATGTCAAGATGGCATAAAAATTACTGCTCAAAGTGGAACAAAGGTTATTGCTTCTGCACCTGGCAAAGTAATATACGTAGGCAAAGGCCTGAGGTGGTACGGAAATTTAATTATAGTGGAACATAAAGATAATTACATGACTATGTACTCCTATTTAAAAAACATACAAGTTGAAATTGGTGATAAAGTAAAACAAGGTCAAGTAATTGGATCTGCAGGTAAATCAAGCACACAAGATAAAGATCCGCAGATGTGTTTCACAATAAGACATAATGGTCAAGCAGTCGATCCTTTAGTACATATAAACTGTGATTGA
- a CDS encoding MerR family transcriptional regulator — MNKEKLFYTIGEVAEELHLEQHVLRFWESQFHQIKPIKRKGRRLYDHKCIEAIKKIKYMLYDKGYTIKGVQKEFGNDVRIDHYSRNLLKELTDLRDYLTDKINEESNK; from the coding sequence ATGAATAAGGAAAAATTATTTTACACAATTGGAGAAGTAGCTGAAGAACTACATTTGGAGCAGCATGTTTTAAGATTCTGGGAAAGTCAATTCCATCAAATTAAACCCATAAAACGGAAGGGAAGAAGACTATATGATCATAAGTGTATAGAGGCAATAAAGAAAATAAAATATATGCTATATGACAAAGGATATACAATAAAAGGAGTACAAAAGGAATTTGGTAACGATGTAAGAATTGATCATTATTCAAGAAATTTGTTGAAAGAACTTACCGATTTAAGAGACTATTTGACTGATAAAATAAATGAAGAAAGTAATAAATAG
- a CDS encoding cytochrome b → MEDDSKKEIIEEKGILGWIEYRLPIFSFLKHTASYQVPKNLNYAWNFGSLAGIALILQIITGIFLAMHYTPHVDHAFNSVERIMRDVSYGWLIRYTHAVGASLFFMVVYVHIMRGLYYGSYKRPREMVWFIGIFIFFAMMATAFMGYVLPWGQMSFWGATVITNLFSAIPLIGDKIVIWLWGGFSVDNPTLNRFFALHYLMPFIIIALAMLHVVALHRFGSNNPSGIEVRSDKDTIPFYPYYIAKDCITFGLFFIILFAFVFYAPNYLGHPDNYIEADPMVTPVHIVPEWYFLPFYAMLRSIPNKLIGVLTMFGSILVWFLLPWLDKSKVKSGSYRPLFKKFFWVFAINFAFLAWLGGQEVKEPYITLSRLSTLYYFSYFVIILPLLSKYEKPKKLPKTISDSVPEMK, encoded by the coding sequence ATGGAAGATGATAGCAAAAAAGAAATAATAGAAGAAAAAGGTATATTAGGTTGGATAGAGTACAGACTGCCTATATTTTCTTTTCTAAAACATACTGCTTCTTATCAAGTACCAAAAAATTTAAATTATGCTTGGAATTTTGGTTCTTTAGCTGGTATAGCGCTGATTTTACAAATAATAACAGGTATATTTCTTGCCATGCACTACACTCCGCATGTTGATCATGCATTTAATAGTGTGGAGCGTATAATGCGTGACGTAAGTTATGGATGGCTGATACGTTATACTCATGCTGTTGGGGCGTCGCTCTTCTTTATGGTGGTCTATGTTCATATCATGCGTGGATTATATTACGGATCTTATAAGAGACCGCGAGAAATGGTATGGTTTATTGGCATATTTATATTTTTTGCAATGATGGCAACTGCCTTTATGGGATATGTTCTTCCATGGGGACAAATGAGTTTTTGGGGTGCAACAGTTATAACTAATTTATTCTCGGCTATACCTTTAATTGGTGATAAAATAGTTATATGGCTATGGGGAGGCTTCTCTGTTGATAATCCAACGCTTAATCGTTTTTTTGCGCTGCATTATCTTATGCCTTTCATTATTATCGCTTTAGCTATGTTGCATGTTGTTGCTCTGCATAGGTTTGGCTCTAATAATCCAAGTGGAATAGAAGTCAGGTCAGATAAGGATACCATTCCTTTTTATCCTTACTATATAGCAAAGGACTGCATAACTTTTGGTTTATTTTTTATAATTTTATTTGCATTTGTTTTTTATGCCCCTAATTATCTTGGGCATCCTGATAATTATATAGAGGCTGATCCTATGGTAACTCCAGTACATATAGTGCCAGAGTGGTATTTCTTACCTTTTTATGCGATGCTGCGTTCAATTCCAAATAAACTTATTGGTGTACTTACCATGTTTGGATCTATTTTAGTGTGGTTTCTTTTGCCTTGGCTTGATAAATCAAAGGTTAAAAGTGGTTCCTACCGTCCATTATTTAAGAAATTTTTTTGGGTTTTTGCAATAAATTTTGCATTTCTTGCCTGGCTTGGGGGACAAGAAGTTAAGGAGCCTTACATTACTTTAAGTAGGCTTTCAACTCTTTATTATTTTTCATATTTTGTGATAATTTTACCTTTACTTAGTAAGTATGAGAAACCAAAAAAATTACCAAAAACAATAAGCGATTCCGTGCCGGAGATGAAGTGA
- the folD gene encoding bifunctional methylenetetrahydrofolate dehydrogenase/methenyltetrahydrofolate cyclohydrolase FolD encodes MSIIINGKKIANDLCEELSKKIDILKKEYNVFPCLKVILVGSNPASQVYVRNKQRKAELIGISSETIVLPDSISEDELIEKVNTLNEDSSVHGILVQLPLPKHISASRIINTVSVEKDVDGFHDENVGRLVKGEKNCLIPCTPKGSLHLIKSVENNLSGKNAVIIGRSNIVGKPMFHLLLQENCTVTILHSQSRDLADYCSKADIVVAAVGKPNFVQSDWIKKGAIVIDVGINSINIGSQSKLVGDVDFEGVKEKVKAITPVPGGVGPMTIAFLMINTLVAACLQKGVDPSDFIA; translated from the coding sequence ATTAACGGTAAAAAAATAGCAAATGATCTCTGTGAGGAGCTATCAAAAAAAATTGATATTTTAAAGAAAGAGTATAATGTTTTTCCTTGTCTTAAAGTAATTCTTGTGGGTAGCAATCCAGCAAGTCAGGTCTACGTTCGTAATAAACAAAGAAAAGCAGAATTAATAGGCATAAGTTCTGAAACTATTGTTTTGCCTGATAGTATCTCAGAAGACGAATTGATTGAAAAAGTTAATACATTAAATGAAGATTCATCTGTGCATGGAATTTTAGTGCAGTTACCTTTACCAAAGCACATCAGTGCAAGCAGAATAATTAATACAGTAAGTGTTGAAAAAGATGTAGATGGCTTTCATGATGAAAATGTTGGCAGGTTAGTTAAAGGTGAAAAAAATTGTCTGATACCTTGTACTCCCAAAGGTTCTTTGCATTTAATTAAGTCAGTTGAAAATAATCTGTCCGGTAAAAATGCGGTAATCATTGGCAGATCAAATATTGTGGGTAAGCCAATGTTTCACCTATTGTTGCAAGAAAATTGCACTGTTACCATCTTGCATTCACAAAGTAGGGATTTAGCTGATTATTGCTCTAAGGCGGATATAGTAGTTGCAGCAGTTGGAAAGCCAAATTTTGTTCAATCAGATTGGATAAAAAAAGGTGCAATAGTGATTGATGTTGGCATAAATAGCATTAACATAGGAAGTCAAAGTAAGCTTGTGGGTGATGTTGACTTTGAGGGAGTAAAAGAAAAAGTCAAAGCTATTACTCCAGTGCCTGGTGGAGTTGGCCCGATGACAATAGCATTTCTTATGATCAACACTTTAGTTGCTGCTTGCTTACAGAAGGGAGTTGATCCTTCTGATTTTATTGCTTAA